In Streptomyces sp. 840.1, one DNA window encodes the following:
- a CDS encoding ABC transporter ATP-binding protein, with protein MTSTTTGRPESGGDGTEDRPDAGPPGTAPAPRDSFDRDDLPTPRGATRELLLSLLRPHRGRVVVAALFLLVQQISVQAGPLLVAYAIDSGVPAFRDEDYGPLIAVGLGYALCAAGGGAMQYAFIRASAGVNQDALLDLRGRIFRHAQALSVDFHERYTSGRLISRSTTDVESLRELLSEGLQELIGVVLSFVSISLVLLWLDLATGAVAVLSFAPLYLLVRQYQRRAGVIFAARSTAIAAVIVKFAETMNGIRPVQAFRREPVNDAVFRELNHEHRRTNGDAMIENARYVVGSRLIANTAVAAIVLWGAYRVASGTLALGVLAAVVLYLRRLYDPIDRLSMFLNSYQSAAASLTKIAGLLAQTPTVPEALEPRELPPLKGELPGREVVFDSVRFAYRTGGEVLPRFDLTVPAGQTIAVVGSTGAGKSTLAKLLARFYDPTDGRVLLDGTDLRDLAVPELRRGVVMVTQEAFLFSGTVAENIAIGSPDATRAEIERAARAIGAHEFISGLPDGYDTDVRKRGGRISAGQRQLVAFARALLANPAVLILDEATSSLDIPGERAVQRAMDTVLHGRTAVVIAHRLSTVEIADRVLVMEHGRIVEDGAPAELIGGTGRFAGLHRVWRESLV; from the coding sequence ATGACCAGCACCACGACGGGGCGGCCCGAGAGCGGCGGGGACGGTACGGAGGACCGGCCGGACGCCGGGCCCCCGGGCACGGCCCCCGCTCCCAGGGACTCCTTCGACCGCGACGACCTGCCCACGCCCCGTGGCGCGACGCGCGAGCTGCTCCTGTCGCTGCTGCGCCCGCACCGCGGCCGGGTCGTGGTGGCCGCACTGTTCCTGCTGGTCCAGCAGATCTCGGTGCAGGCGGGTCCGTTGCTCGTCGCGTACGCCATCGACAGCGGGGTGCCCGCGTTCCGGGACGAGGACTACGGTCCGCTGATCGCGGTGGGCCTCGGCTACGCCCTCTGCGCGGCCGGCGGCGGGGCCATGCAGTACGCGTTCATCAGGGCCTCGGCCGGGGTCAACCAGGACGCCCTGCTCGATCTGCGCGGCCGGATCTTCCGCCATGCCCAGGCGCTGAGCGTGGACTTCCACGAGCGGTACACCTCGGGCCGGCTGATCTCCCGCTCCACCACCGATGTGGAGTCGCTGCGCGAGCTGCTCAGCGAGGGGCTGCAGGAGCTGATCGGGGTCGTGCTCTCCTTCGTCTCCATCTCCCTGGTGCTGCTCTGGCTGGATCTCGCGACGGGCGCGGTCGCCGTGCTCTCGTTCGCCCCGCTGTATCTGCTCGTACGGCAGTACCAGCGCCGGGCCGGAGTCATCTTCGCCGCCCGGTCGACGGCGATCGCCGCGGTCATCGTGAAGTTCGCGGAGACGATGAACGGCATCCGCCCCGTCCAGGCGTTCCGCCGGGAGCCGGTCAACGACGCGGTGTTCCGGGAGCTGAACCACGAGCACCGGCGCACCAACGGCGACGCGATGATCGAGAACGCGCGTTACGTCGTCGGGTCCCGGCTGATCGCCAACACCGCGGTAGCCGCGATCGTGCTGTGGGGTGCGTACCGCGTGGCCTCCGGCACCCTGGCCCTGGGCGTGCTGGCCGCGGTGGTGCTGTATCTGCGGCGGCTCTACGACCCGATCGACCGGCTCAGCATGTTCCTGAACTCCTACCAGTCGGCGGCGGCCTCACTGACGAAGATCGCGGGCCTGCTGGCCCAGACCCCGACGGTCCCGGAGGCCCTGGAGCCCCGGGAGCTGCCGCCGCTCAAGGGCGAACTGCCGGGCCGCGAGGTGGTCTTCGACTCGGTGCGCTTCGCCTACCGCACGGGTGGTGAGGTGCTGCCCCGCTTCGATCTGACCGTTCCGGCCGGCCAGACCATCGCCGTGGTCGGTTCGACGGGCGCCGGCAAGTCGACGCTCGCCAAGTTGCTGGCCCGCTTCTACGACCCGACCGACGGCCGGGTGCTGCTGGACGGCACCGACCTGCGGGACCTCGCCGTGCCCGAGCTGCGGCGCGGGGTGGTGATGGTGACGCAGGAGGCGTTCCTGTTCTCGGGGACCGTCGCCGAGAACATCGCGATCGGCAGCCCGGACGCGACCCGCGCGGAGATCGAACGGGCCGCCAGGGCGATCGGCGCCCACGAGTTCATCAGCGGTCTGCCCGACGGCTACGACACCGACGTACGCAAGCGGGGCGGCCGGATCTCGGCGGGCCAGCGCCAGCTGGTCGCCTTCGCCCGCGCCCTGCTGGCGAACCCGGCGGTGCTGATCCTCGACGAGGCGACCAGCTCCCTGGACATCCCGGGCGAGCGGGCGGTGCAGCGGGCGATGGACACCGTGCTGCACGGCCGCACCGCGGTGGTGATCGCCCACCGGCTGTCCACCGTGGAGATCGCGGACCGGGTCCTGGTGATGGAGCACGGCCGCATCGTGGAGGACGGGGCACCCGCCGAACTCATCGGCGGCACGGGCCGGTTCGCGGGGCTGCACCGCGTGTGGCGGGAGAGCCTGGTCTAG
- a CDS encoding IS481 family transposase: MSHRNARLTVFGRRLLVERVTSGRPVAHVAAEMGISRATAHKWVRRWRAEGEAGLADRSSRPGTTPHRTPAAIEARVCDLRRSRKLGPARIGPVLGLPASTVHRILTRHGLNRLAWMDRPTGSVIRRYERERPGELVHVDVKKLGRIPDGGGHKVLGRQAGRATRSNMGFDYLHSAVDDHSRLAYTEIHGDERVATCAAFLTRAAAFFADLGITRIERVLTDNAWAYRKGLAWKQALGDIGATGKLTRPYRPQTNGKVERFNRTLADEWAYLRPYTSNDERTAALADFLHTYNHHRCHTALGGQPPISRVNNAAGQYT, translated from the coding sequence GTGTCCCACCGTAATGCCCGGCTGACGGTCTTCGGGAGGCGTCTGCTGGTCGAACGAGTCACGTCCGGCCGTCCCGTCGCCCATGTCGCTGCCGAGATGGGCATCTCGAGGGCGACCGCCCATAAGTGGGTGCGGCGGTGGCGGGCCGAGGGCGAGGCGGGCCTGGCCGACCGCTCCAGCAGGCCAGGGACGACACCGCACCGCACTCCGGCCGCGATCGAGGCCCGCGTCTGCGACCTGCGCCGGTCCCGCAAACTCGGACCCGCACGGATCGGCCCGGTCCTCGGCCTTCCCGCCTCAACCGTCCACCGGATCCTGACCCGTCACGGACTGAACCGCCTCGCCTGGATGGACCGGCCAACCGGCTCGGTGATCCGCCGCTACGAACGCGAGCGTCCCGGTGAGCTCGTCCACGTCGACGTCAAGAAACTGGGCCGGATACCCGACGGCGGCGGCCACAAGGTCCTGGGCCGCCAGGCCGGCCGCGCCACCCGCAGCAACATGGGCTTCGACTACCTCCACTCCGCGGTCGACGACCACTCCCGCCTCGCCTACACGGAAATCCATGGCGACGAGAGGGTCGCGACCTGCGCAGCCTTCCTGACCCGGGCCGCCGCGTTCTTCGCCGACCTGGGCATCACCCGGATCGAACGCGTGCTGACGGACAACGCCTGGGCCTACCGCAAGGGGCTGGCCTGGAAACAGGCCTTGGGCGACATCGGCGCGACCGGCAAACTCACCCGCCCCTACCGACCACAGACCAACGGCAAAGTCGAACGCTTCAACCGCACCCTCGCCGACGAGTGGGCCTACCTGCGGCCCTACACCTCCAACGACGAGCGAACAGCCGCCCTGGCAGACTTCCTCCACACCTACAACCACCACCGCTGCCACACCGCCCTCGGAGGCCAGCCCCCGATCAGCCGTGTCAACAACGCTGCGGGTCAATACACCTAG
- a CDS encoding MFS transporter gives MTSSPPAALAGRREWTALGVLMLPLLFVSMDVSILFYALPAIGADLEPGSTQQLWILDMYGFVLAGLLITMGALGDRIGRRKVLMAGTVVFAAASLAAALARSPESLIAARALLGVGGACLMPSTLALVRNLFHDRDQRSRAVALWTTVMATGISLGPVVSGILLEHFRWGAVFLINLPAMALLLVLAPVLLPESRSPVRARFDVLSAVLSLAALLPVIHGIKELAKHGYRPLPALGIAAGLVLGLLFVRRQGRLAEPMVDLALLRRRAYGGSVLVNLLAMGATIGFAAFFSQYVQSVLGKSPFEAAMWSLVPSAGVLVAAPAAGALAKRLDRGYVMGGAFLVSAAGFLWLTGIETGSPLRVTLAGSAVYAGGLVAAMTLANELALGAAPPERAGSAAAVLESGQELGGALGMALLGSLGAVVYGRDMTDAAPGAPDAARETLGGAVAVAGELPARGREALLSAAFKAFTHGLNTAAAGAAAAMVVAALVSVVLLRRAGEPAAEGAENALGVQPPREAPRHADAEGR, from the coding sequence ATGACTTCCTCACCGCCGGCCGCCCTCGCGGGCCGCCGTGAATGGACCGCACTCGGCGTGCTGATGCTGCCGCTGCTCTTCGTCTCGATGGACGTCTCCATCCTCTTCTACGCACTGCCCGCCATCGGCGCCGACCTGGAGCCGGGCTCCACCCAGCAGCTGTGGATCCTGGACATGTACGGCTTCGTGCTGGCCGGCCTGCTCATCACCATGGGCGCGCTCGGTGACCGGATCGGCCGCCGGAAGGTGCTGATGGCCGGCACGGTCGTCTTCGCCGCCGCGTCCCTCGCCGCCGCTCTCGCGCGGTCCCCCGAATCCCTCATCGCGGCCCGTGCGCTGCTCGGGGTGGGCGGCGCCTGCCTGATGCCGTCCACGCTCGCGCTCGTCCGCAACCTCTTCCACGACCGCGACCAGCGCTCCCGGGCGGTCGCGCTGTGGACGACCGTGATGGCCACCGGGATCTCACTCGGCCCGGTCGTCAGCGGAATCCTCCTCGAACACTTCCGGTGGGGCGCGGTCTTCCTGATCAACCTGCCCGCGATGGCGCTCCTTCTGGTGCTCGCGCCGGTACTGCTCCCGGAGTCCCGGAGCCCGGTGAGGGCGCGGTTCGACGTCCTGAGCGCCGTGCTCTCCCTCGCCGCCCTGCTGCCGGTGATCCACGGCATCAAGGAGCTCGCCAAGCACGGCTACCGGCCGCTGCCCGCCCTCGGAATCGCCGCCGGCCTCGTGCTCGGCCTCCTCTTCGTCCGCCGCCAGGGCCGGCTCGCCGAGCCGATGGTCGACCTGGCACTCCTGCGCCGCCGCGCCTACGGGGGTTCGGTCCTCGTCAACCTGCTGGCGATGGGCGCCACGATCGGCTTCGCCGCCTTCTTCTCGCAGTACGTGCAGTCCGTCCTCGGCAAGAGCCCGTTCGAGGCCGCGATGTGGAGCCTGGTGCCGTCCGCCGGCGTCCTCGTCGCCGCGCCGGCGGCCGGAGCCCTCGCCAAACGCCTGGACCGCGGATACGTCATGGGCGGCGCGTTCCTCGTCTCGGCGGCGGGCTTCCTCTGGCTCACCGGGATCGAGACCGGCTCCCCGCTCCGGGTGACGCTGGCCGGCTCGGCCGTCTACGCGGGCGGCCTGGTCGCCGCGATGACCCTGGCCAACGAACTCGCCCTGGGCGCCGCACCGCCCGAGCGCGCCGGCTCCGCGGCCGCCGTGCTCGAATCGGGCCAGGAACTCGGCGGCGCGCTGGGCATGGCCCTGCTCGGCTCGCTCGGCGCGGTCGTCTACGGGCGCGACATGACCGACGCCGCACCGGGCGCACCCGACGCGGCCCGGGAGACCCTGGGCGGCGCGGTGGCCGTGGCCGGAGAGCTGCCGGCACGCGGCCGGGAGGCGCTGCTCTCCGCCGCGTTCAAGGCCTTCACCCACGGCCTGAACACGGCGGCGGCGGGCGCGGCCGCGGCGATGGTGGTGGCCGCGCTGGTCTCCGTGGTGCTGCTGCGACGGGCCGGCGAGCCTGCGGCGGAGGGCGCGGAGAACGCGCTCGGCGTGCAGCCGCCCCGGGAAGCGCCTCGGCACGCGGACGCAGAAGGCCGGTGA
- a CDS encoding TetR/AcrR family transcriptional regulator C-terminal domain-containing protein, whose amino-acid sequence MPTEPPYLRIAAELRRRIVAGELAPGERVPSTRAVVREWGVAMATATKALSVLRAEGLVRAVPGVGTVVAERGPRLAAGEGPALNRDRIVRTAVELADAEGLPSVSMRRVATVLATSTMALYRHVPGKAELVRLMSEAAFGERPLGPVPRHWRTGLELAARWLRAVYGRHPWMVQAMASFTRPTASPHAMSYTEWVLRALRGTGLPPHAMLHTHLTLFAYVQGLALAADMEAQALQDTGLSDEEWMTRNEPQFEAVSTGGHFPVPHNLFEHDAFELDLDVLFEFGLRRTLDGIAVMIGETSA is encoded by the coding sequence GTGCCGACCGAACCGCCCTACCTCAGGATCGCCGCCGAGCTGCGCCGGCGGATCGTCGCGGGTGAACTCGCCCCGGGCGAGCGGGTGCCCTCCACCCGCGCCGTCGTCCGGGAGTGGGGTGTCGCGATGGCGACGGCCACCAAGGCGCTGTCCGTGCTGCGCGCGGAGGGGCTGGTGCGGGCCGTGCCGGGGGTCGGCACCGTGGTCGCGGAGCGCGGACCCCGGCTCGCGGCCGGGGAGGGTCCGGCGCTGAACCGCGACCGGATCGTGCGCACGGCCGTCGAACTGGCCGATGCCGAGGGCCTGCCGTCGGTGTCGATGCGCCGGGTCGCCACCGTTCTGGCCACGTCCACGATGGCGCTGTACCGCCATGTTCCGGGCAAGGCGGAGCTGGTGCGGCTGATGTCCGAGGCGGCCTTCGGCGAACGCCCGCTCGGTCCCGTACCCCGGCATTGGCGGACCGGGCTGGAACTCGCCGCCCGCTGGCTGCGCGCGGTGTACGGGCGGCATCCGTGGATGGTCCAGGCGATGGCCTCCTTCACCCGGCCCACCGCGTCGCCGCACGCGATGAGTTACACGGAGTGGGTGCTGCGGGCCCTCAGGGGGACCGGGCTGCCTCCGCACGCCATGCTCCACACCCACCTCACCCTCTTCGCCTATGTGCAGGGGCTGGCGCTGGCGGCCGACATGGAGGCGCAGGCGCTCCAGGACACGGGACTGTCCGACGAGGAGTGGATGACGCGGAACGAGCCACAGTTCGAAGCCGTCTCGACAGGTGGTCACTTCCCCGTTCCCCACAATCTTTTCGAACACGACGCCTTCGAGCTCGACCTCGACGTCCTCTTCGAATTCGGGCTCCGCAGGACCCTGGACGGCATCGCGGTGATGATCGGTGAAACGTCCGCTTAA
- a CDS encoding M4 family metallopeptidase, protein MRSTPSRRATATGALIAAAALLATGVQTGTATATPAGANRAAATVAAASAGADHGALPKQLSPSQRAELIREANASKAATAKDLGLGSQEKLVVRDVIQDNDGTTHTRYERTFSGLPVLGGDLIVQESKAGATESVTKASKATTAQLKAVGTTAQVAPAAAEKQALGAAKADGSDRTTAEKAPRKVVWMASGTPQLAYETVVGGLQDDGTPNALHVVTDASSGAKIYEWQAIEKGTGNTEYSGQVTLGTAPSYTLTDTGRGSHKTYNLNHGTSGKGTLFSGPDDIWGDGTPQNAETAAADAHYGAAETWDYYKNVQGRTGIRGDGVGAYSRVHYGNNYVNAFWDDSCFCMTYGDGSGNSSPLTALDVAAHEMTHGVTSNTAGLVYSGESGGLNEATSDIFATAVEFYSNTAADPGDYLIGEKIDINGDGTPLRYQDKPSRDGASKDAWYSGIGNVDVHYSSGPANHFFYLLSEGSGAKTINGVSYNSPTSDGLPVTGIGRDKAALIWFKALTTKFSSNTNYASARTGTLAAAGELYGTTSAEYKSVADAWAGINVGARPGGGTDPGGTVFENTTATAIPDAGSAVTSAVTVTGRTGNAPSTLKVGVDITHTYRGDLVIDLVAPDGTAYRLKNSSSSDSADNVQTTYTVNASSEVANGVWKLKVQDVYSGDTGKINSFKLTF, encoded by the coding sequence GTGAGATCCACGCCCAGCCGTCGTGCCACCGCGACCGGCGCTCTGATAGCCGCAGCAGCTCTTCTGGCCACCGGAGTCCAGACCGGTACAGCCACCGCCACACCGGCCGGCGCGAACCGCGCCGCCGCCACCGTCGCCGCGGCATCCGCGGGCGCCGACCACGGCGCGCTGCCCAAGCAGCTCTCTCCGTCCCAGCGCGCGGAGCTGATCCGCGAAGCGAACGCGAGCAAGGCGGCCACCGCCAAGGACCTCGGTCTCGGCTCGCAGGAGAAGCTCGTCGTCCGGGACGTCATCCAGGACAACGACGGCACCACGCACACCCGTTACGAGCGCACCTTCAGCGGCCTCCCGGTCCTCGGCGGCGACCTGATCGTCCAGGAGTCGAAGGCCGGCGCGACCGAGAGCGTCACCAAGGCGTCCAAGGCGACCACCGCCCAGCTGAAGGCCGTGGGCACGACCGCGCAGGTCGCCCCCGCGGCGGCCGAGAAGCAGGCGCTCGGCGCGGCCAAGGCCGACGGCTCGGACAGGACCACGGCCGAGAAGGCGCCCCGCAAGGTCGTCTGGATGGCGAGCGGCACACCGCAGCTCGCCTACGAGACCGTGGTCGGCGGCCTCCAGGACGACGGCACGCCCAACGCGCTGCACGTCGTCACGGACGCGAGCAGCGGCGCGAAGATCTACGAGTGGCAGGCCATCGAGAAGGGCACCGGCAACACCGAGTACAGCGGGCAGGTCACCCTCGGTACCGCCCCCTCGTACACGCTGACCGACACCGGTCGCGGCAGCCACAAGACGTACAACCTGAACCACGGCACCTCCGGCAAGGGCACCCTCTTCTCCGGCCCGGACGACATCTGGGGTGACGGCACCCCCCAGAACGCCGAGACCGCCGCCGCCGACGCGCACTACGGCGCGGCCGAGACGTGGGACTACTACAAGAACGTCCAAGGCCGGACGGGCATCCGGGGCGACGGCGTCGGCGCGTACTCCCGCGTCCACTACGGCAACAACTACGTCAACGCCTTCTGGGACGACAGCTGCTTCTGCATGACGTACGGCGACGGCAGCGGCAACTCCTCCCCGCTGACCGCGCTGGACGTCGCCGCGCACGAGATGACGCACGGCGTCACCTCGAACACCGCCGGTCTGGTCTACAGCGGTGAGTCCGGTGGCCTCAACGAGGCGACCAGCGACATCTTCGCCACCGCCGTGGAGTTCTACTCCAACACCGCCGCCGACCCGGGCGACTACCTCATCGGCGAGAAGATCGACATCAACGGCGACGGCACCCCGCTGCGCTACCAGGACAAGCCGAGCAGGGACGGCGCGTCCAAGGACGCCTGGTACTCCGGCATCGGGAACGTCGACGTGCACTACTCGTCGGGCCCGGCCAACCACTTCTTCTACCTTCTCTCCGAAGGCAGCGGCGCCAAGACGATCAACGGGGTCTCGTACAACTCCCCGACCTCCGACGGTCTGCCGGTCACCGGCATCGGCCGCGACAAGGCCGCGCTGATCTGGTTCAAGGCGCTCACCACCAAGTTCAGCTCCAACACGAACTACGCCTCCGCCCGCACGGGCACGCTCGCCGCGGCCGGTGAGCTGTACGGCACGACCAGCGCCGAGTACAAGTCCGTGGCCGACGCCTGGGCCGGCATCAACGTCGGCGCGCGTCCCGGCGGCGGCACCGACCCCGGTGGCACGGTCTTCGAGAACACCACCGCCACGGCCATCCCGGACGCCGGCTCGGCCGTCACCAGCGCGGTCACCGTCACCGGCCGCACCGGCAACGCCCCCAGCACCCTCAAGGTCGGCGTGGACATCACCCACACCTACCGCGGTGACCTGGTCATCGACCTCGTCGCCCCGGACGGCACCGCCTACCGGCTGAAGAACTCCTCCTCGTCCGACTCGGCGGACAACGTCCAGACCACGTACACGGTCAACGCCTCCTCGGAGGTGGCGAACGGGGTCTGGAAGCTGAAGGTCCAGGACGTCTACTCGGGTGACACGGGGAAGATCAACAGCTTCAAGCTGACCTTCTGA
- a CDS encoding alginate lyase family protein, translating into MRTGTIGRGLGLATALSALLTGFSMAPAPAGRAAPDPAPAAVAAPAAFTHPGVLVSRPQLDFVREKVRAGAQPWKGAYDQMMASKYASLTRTAKPRAVVECGSYSNPNYGCTDEREDAIAAYTLSLAWYITQDSRYAAKAVELMDAWSAVIKDHTNSNAPLQTGWAGSSWPRAAEIIKYTYSSWPNSGRFATMLRNVYLPKVINGSNSNGNWELSMTEAAIGISVFLEDRTSYDKAVAKFRGRVPAYIYLTSDGALPKAAPGSGLDTRDKIINYWQGQSTFMDGLSQETCRDLTHTGYGLSAISHIAETSRIQGQDLYPEIADRLRHALGLHAKYQLGAAVPSSLCGGSLKDNLGPVTEVGFNALHNRMGIAMTNTQTLTEQRRPAGTDNLFVAWETLTHANNPG; encoded by the coding sequence ATGCGCACCGGAACCATCGGGCGCGGCCTCGGCCTCGCCACCGCTCTCTCGGCACTGCTCACCGGCTTCTCCATGGCCCCCGCCCCGGCCGGCCGGGCCGCCCCCGACCCGGCCCCGGCGGCGGTCGCGGCCCCCGCCGCCTTCACCCACCCCGGCGTACTCGTCAGCCGCCCGCAGCTGGACTTCGTACGCGAGAAGGTGCGGGCGGGCGCGCAGCCCTGGAAGGGCGCGTACGACCAGATGATGGCGAGCAAGTACGCCTCGCTCACCCGCACGGCCAAGCCCAGGGCCGTCGTGGAGTGCGGCTCGTACTCCAACCCCAACTACGGCTGCACCGACGAGCGCGAGGACGCGATAGCCGCGTACACCCTCTCGCTGGCCTGGTACATCACTCAGGACAGCCGCTACGCCGCCAAGGCCGTCGAGCTCATGGACGCCTGGTCGGCCGTGATCAAGGACCACACCAACAGCAACGCCCCGCTGCAGACCGGCTGGGCCGGCTCCTCCTGGCCGCGTGCCGCCGAGATCATCAAGTACACGTACAGCAGCTGGCCGAACTCCGGCCGGTTCGCCACCATGCTGCGCAACGTCTACCTGCCCAAGGTCATCAACGGCTCGAACAGCAACGGGAACTGGGAACTGAGCATGACCGAGGCCGCCATCGGCATCTCGGTCTTCCTGGAGGACCGCACCTCGTACGACAAGGCGGTGGCCAAGTTCCGCGGCCGTGTTCCCGCCTACATCTATCTGACCTCGGACGGGGCGCTGCCCAAGGCCGCGCCCGGCAGCGGTCTCGACACGCGCGACAAGATCATCAACTACTGGCAGGGCCAGTCGACCTTCATGGACGGGCTCTCCCAGGAGACCTGCCGCGACCTCACCCACACCGGCTACGGCCTCTCGGCCATCTCGCACATCGCCGAGACCAGCCGCATCCAGGGGCAGGACCTCTACCCGGAGATCGCGGACCGGCTGCGTCACGCGCTGGGGCTGCACGCCAAGTACCAGCTGGGGGCGGCCGTTCCCTCGTCGTTGTGCGGCGGATCGCTCAAGGACAACCTCGGGCCGGTCACCGAGGTCGGGTTCAACGCGCTGCACAACCGGATGGGCATCGCGATGACCAACACCCAGACGCTCACCGAACAGCGCAGGCCCGCCGGGACCGACAACCTGTTCGTCGCCTGGGAGACGCTGACCCACGCGAACAACCCCGGCTGA